The following coding sequences are from one Oncorhynchus nerka isolate Pitt River linkage group LG6, Oner_Uvic_2.0, whole genome shotgun sequence window:
- the LOC115130881 gene encoding GDNF family receptor alpha-4-like, translating into MDLWGVYLFHLVFFALQVVLSAGRDCLVAGDSCSSDETCSPRLRTLRQCVAGNGSMKLGPGARSQCANAVSALLSSPLHGCQCKRGMKKEKNCLSIYWSLHQSVIHGLNLVESYPYEAMERDYDYVRLASITADSEAGMVTVNRCLDAAKACNVDDLCQKLRTEYVSACIKPSAKSGLCNKAKCSKALRRFFDRIPPDYTHELLFCPCTDTACAERRRQTIVPGCSFEGSEKPSCLTQMRICKADYVCRSRLAQFQYDCQPAESSANGCKQGNYGACLLAYTGLIGSSITPNYVDNSTSSVAPWCSCSASGNQREECSDFLEYFTDNVCLRNALLAFGSGTDMAPTPSLSGLLSPAAGRENHATTPLPATVETTRNVPDPIIPTQASGNDRLWGDSTLPLDGLPNSAPALGLLPPTAFTGLVLLPLLLYGH; encoded by the exons CCCTGCAGGTAGTTCTGTCAGCAGGCAGAGACTGTCTGGTGGCGGGGGACTCGTGCTCCAGCGACGAGACCTGCAGCCCACGTCTGCGGACCCTGCGTCAGTGCGTAGCGGGCAATGGTAGCATGAAGCTGGGCCCCGGGGCCCGGAGCCAGTGCGCCAACGCCGTGTCGGCACTGCTCTCCAGCCCCCTGCATGGATGCCAGTGCAAGCGAGGCATGAAGAAGGAGAAGAACTGCCTCAGCATCTACTGGAGTCTCCATCAGTCTGTCATACACG GACTCAACCTGGTAGAGAGTTACCCTTATGAAGCCATGGAGAGAGACTACGACTACGTTCGTCTGGCCTCCATCACAGCTG ACTCCGAGGCTGGTATGGTGACGGTGAACCGCTGCCTGGATGCAGCCAAGGCATGTAATGTCGACGACCTGTGCCAGAAGCTCCGCACAGAGTACGTATCTGCCTGCATCAAGCCCTCGGCCAAGTCTGGCCTCTGCAACAAGGCCAAGTGCAGCAAGGCCTTACGCCGGTTCTTTGATCGCATCCCTCCAGACTACACGCATGAGCTACTCTTCTGCCCCTGCACGGACACTGCGTGCGCAGAGCGACGCAGGCAGACCATAGTTCCCGGCTGCTCCTTCGAGGGCTCAGAAAAACCCAGCTGCCTGACACAGATGCGTATTTGCAAGGCTGACTATGTGTGCAG GTCCCGCCTGGCTCAGTTCCAGTACGACTGCCAACCAGCCGAGTCGTCTGCCAACGGTTGCAAGCAGGGGAACTATGGAGCCTGTCTACTCGCCTACACAGGCCTGATAG GCAGCTCGATAACTCCCAACTATGTGGATAACTCCACGTCTAGCGTGGCCCCATGGTGCTCCTGCTCTGCCAGTGGGAACCAGAGAGAAGAGTGCTCCGACTTCCTGGAATACTTCACCGACAACGTCTGTCTCA GGAATGCCCTCCTGGCATTTGGGAGCGGGACAGATATGGCGCCCACTCCCAGTCTATCGGGACTGCTCAGCCCTGCCGCAGGCAGAGAGAACCATGCCACCACCCCTCTGCCTGCTACCGTGGAGACCACACGGAATGTTCCGGACCCAATTATACCAACACAG GCCAGCGGAAATGACCGACTGTGGGGAGATTCTACCCTCCCATTGGATGGGCTCCCAAACTCTGCCCCCGCACTTGGCCTTCTGCCTCCAACGGCCTTTACCGGCCTTGTGCTCCTACCTTTGCTCTTATATGGACATTAA